gaaaaaagaaggaaatacaATCGACGATAAGAAAGTGTAATTTCCGTTGTTGACATTGATCAGGCAAAGTTGTTGATTCGTTGTTTCGTTATTATCATCTTGTCAATATGAAACAAAACGGAATACCATTGAACGAAATAGtaagtaaatttaattaacgaaagtTAATAGTGAAAGCTAACAGTGAAGTTAACctaacatatattttcttttgtttttgaatACTTTAACATAATTGTAAGACGAAGcaattaataagtataattctTTTGGATTACCGACGTAATCAATTATCGTTTTTATGATTATTGGTACGATTAAGATAAATCAGCATTCTCGATCCTTCGAAggtttatatatctttttatcgttcgttcattttcaagaaaaacaatgcttatttatttttttgtattttattgttCTTTCCGTCGAACCTTTTATTCTTATCAGTAAATTGCCCGGTGCATGTTTAAACGGTGTAGTGATAGGATGTAACGATATACTCGTGCAATTTTTCGCTTAAGTATACTGTTTAcgacgttaaaaaataaacgttcTATAGGGTAGTTTATGATTaatctgattttttttatatgattgtagattgtatataatacaacTGTAATGgctttataatatttagaaaaataatttttccagAGATAATCCTATGCTATCTTCTaatcttctttactttttgataataaatttgattcaGATTATATCTTatgaatatagaataaaatcgaagaCAAAACAAAATGTTAAAGTTAAATTCTTCTTGGGCTCTTACATAAATTCATATCTTGaagacaaatagaaaatttttaatgtatttttagatttttttaataggtTTGTTATGTCCGTATATTCGTCCAGAACATCCGTTTGTGGCGTCTcagataaatcaattttactGTTTGAAAATCTTTAGACGGTAAGACATGCACTTCGTTCAATTAAATTCTCCCAATGTCACAGGGCAATGCTTTCAATTAAACGTATCACGTGAATATATATCTCGACGTTACACGCTTCCAGttcatttacattttcaaTGAGTCCCAAATTGTACGTTGCGCGATGAATCAATCGAACTTTCTGatatattaatcgaatttttgaaattttttatcgagaaaaaatctcttgatattttattttttaattaattacttgcTTGACGGAAAATACTCTTCTTACGATCTAATTGGCTATTACAAAAGCGTTCTCAAAGttaatatacgtgtgtatatatttcttaataattcatCGTCGCATCGATCTACATAATAACGATCTAATCTAATGTAAAagtattatgatatattatattataataagatatatctAACAAAGATAAGTCTAACATTAAATCGATCTAACACAAAGTGTTAATTCCAATTATATTAGTAATTGTTGTTAGTATGAGGAGccaataaaagtaatttttctcGGAACATTCTTGGAACTGTATGTAATTGTATAGATAAATCAGAAAATTTAAGCATTACGTGTGACGGTATAATCGTTTTCCTTAATTGTGTTTATTCAAAGTGATTACAATTAGATCGTAATTATAGTGCGatgtatatcgtataatagCATAGTAATCAATTTTCCGGCATGAGGAAGGATTTGATagaacgaatagaaaatagaaacgacgaattcgattttctataaaatatttgcttGTTTTTCGTCAgactttttattgattttaaacatttttttttcttcttggaaCATCGTAGTTACTCgggattaaaaatttattcttcgtcgtcgtcatcatcaggACCACATTTATACTCTTATTATACCAAAAGAACGATAAACAAATTCGTacgaatttttgtttgttttattttctttttttctggcCTTGCTTTTaacatattcaaatatatcgagctattttttatatatttttttttagcgaGGAATAAAGCTTTAAAATGTTGCTTCCATGGAGACTTTACGCTTAATATGACAAATGCGGCCTTGATTAtggttatcatcatcatcatcatcaaattaatttatgcCGAGAGCGATATCTTAacggtttaaaaaaaaaaagggatatatagtctgtaatataattttcttacgtAATCTCGTTCGAAgtggtatattttttattgctgTAAATGAACGATCACGCGTACCAGGGAATAGTAATCCGGTTGCAAcgaggagaaaaaattatcatatattaaaagatcgaggaaaaaaattagtattttctttttcttttcatcttgtttctgtttttttcttttttctttctctccctctctctctctttttttttcttttttttttaagaaaatttttatctccctcTAATATAAGTCtaatattcgttttataaCGTTTTACTTTACGACTTTGTTTTAGGACTTGGAAAATTCCACGATACCTAATACTGAGGAAATAACAATTTCCAAGAACAGAGGAGCTGATATTACTTATGGCATCGACGATGTACCACCGTGGTATTTGTGCTTTTTTATGGCACTTcaggtattattattattattattattattattattattattattactatttttttttacaaatattagcAACGTTTCAAACCCGTCTGAAAAATTTTTGAGGcgttactaaaaaaaaaagatttcgtaTAAacgtttcataaaaatttttttagcaTTACTTGACCATGATTGGTGCCATCGTTTCGATTCCCTTCATCCTAACGCCAGCACTTTGCATGGCAGAAGATGACCCTGCCAGAAGTTACATAATCTCAACGATGATCTTTGTAACTGGTCTTGTCACTCTTTTACAAACTACAATAGGATGCAGGTGATGATATTATCAACGATCATCTCACAACTTTCCTTATCTCTCATATGTTAATTATCAACTTGCTGTGTACACATCAGCAACagattaaattaatgattaattatactcataaattattattaatcaatgatCGTTATCAGCTCTTTCATAAGAATCTTATCATATCGTGGTCGATcattcaaaaatttatttactttgtagAAAAATTGGATTTTAGTTCTTTTGTATGAAATAGTTAttctgataataattatatagattatataaaaagtcgtatttaaaaatagacatgtatatattctttcaatGTTAACttgaaaattgatttattcattaaaCATGTCGATAAATAGTTGTTTGCATAAAACGCTTACAAATTCTATATCTATCATAAATGTATAAGagatatttacatttaacGATTCTCGAGCAGAGAGCTACAATCTATTGCATTGAATGAATcgttattgtaaaaaaaaaaaaaaaaataaaaaagaagatattatatatacagcaagctttaagtaaaaaagaaaaaacgagtatTAGCTTTGACTATTATcttcaataaaatttgaataataaaaagctgAGCGTACAAGTTATTGTTCTAACAGTTTCTAATCATAGATTGAAGTACTTAAAATATACGGTAGAGAATCTTtgttcataatttatattgacGTTTATAATCactatcgataaaaatattgtaagttATTCCATACcaagaggaaagaaatgaaaatcgaATTGTAATTgcattcattttcattattgaatatttgataagtttgtaatttatttattgttttttattatatcttgtcGCAGATTACCTTTGGTACAAGGTGGTACTATATCATTTTTAGTACCCACCCTTGCTATATTGAGTCTACCACAATGGAAATGTCCAGCGCCAGAAATTTTGGAAACAATGTCTCACGAAAATCGTACAGAGTTATGGCAAATTCGTATGAGAGAATTATCTGGTGCAATCGCGATATCCGCATTGTTTCAAGTTATCGTTGGATTTGGAGGTAACGATCGAGCATTCGTGATACAAAATAAACAGATCCATACGAACGTAGGAAATTCcgcattaaatataattaacattaattaacattaagaATCTTATccttgatctttttttttctttttttttttttgtgaaagaaaattaaccgcaatttaatcaaattgtaaatgtaagtataagatttaaatcgaatatatgaattttcgTTTGTCCGATAGGAATCATCGGATACatgttaaaatttataactCCTTTAACGATCGTACCGACCGTTTCATTGGTCGGATTATCTCTCTTCGAGAATGCTGCGGAAGCTGCATCGAAACATTGGGGTATCGCTGCTGGGTATAAATCTATATGTTTCTTTCTACTTAAGTAATAATGTGGATAATAAAGGGTATCTTCGATGATgaagttttttaataaaatttcttctctttacagAACGATACTAATGCTCACGATGTACTCGCAAGTATTGATCAATGTACCTGTACCGATAGTAATGTATCGCAAGGGCCATGGATTACAAGTCATTTGgttcgaattatttaaattatttcctgTAAGTTACGTCATACAATTTTAACGTTGTACATTTTATGATTCAgacgaaaatgagaaaatacgTCGTTGTACGCTTTAACGATGAATTTTACGATGTTACCCGTGCTCTTTCATgcatatcgatcgtttctaaaACGATCATAAATTCCCATccataattatcattttcatcggCAATTATCTATAGATCTTCTCATATTAATAACGATGTTATTCGTAGGTACTACTGACGATCGTAGTAATGTGGATTATCTGTACGATTTTAACGGTCACCGATACTCTGCCTGTTGGTCATCCTGCTAGATCCgatagtaaaattaaaattatcagtGATTCTCCATGGTTTAGAATCCCATATCCTGGTCAGTGGGGAATACCTACGGTTAGCCTATCAGGTGTCCTTGGAATGTTAGCAGGTGTTTTAGCATGTACAGTTGAATCTATCAGTTATTATCCTACTACTTCTAGAATGTGTGGTAAGAATTATGTACTTAATTATATCAACAAATccgcatatgtatattaacataaataattaataaagaaataatgaatatataggTGCTCCACCTCCACCAGTTCATGCTATTAATCGAGGAATAGGAATAGAAGGCTTTGGAACGATGTTGGCTGGCCTTTGGGGCAGTGGCAATGGTACAAATACGTTCGGTGAAAATGTTGGCACCATAGGTACACTCTCGTCCGCTTTATCAGCTTCATTTGTTAAAGTTCGCATTGACAGAACTATCATTCAAAATAATgtattctttcgtttcgattaGGTGTAACGAAAGTAGGAAGCCGTAGAGTCATACAATGGGCTTGTGGACTGATGATTTTACAAGGTCTAATTAGCAAATTTGGTGCGGTATTTATTATCATACCAGAACCAATCGTTGGTGGAATATTTTGTGTCATGTTTGGAATGATATGCGCATTCGGTACGATTTAATAACGTTTTATCTTTAGCTGAGCCTCTGTTCAACAACCTTTCGAAAcagttcatttttcttttttccattcatAGGTCTCTCGGCTTTGCAATATGTAAATTTGAACTCTTCGaggaatttatatattctaggattttctatcttttttcctatgGTCAGTGCTAATAATCATTACAGTTATTTTTTTGAAGATGTCAATCCGATTTCGAATAAATGTGATCTCCTTTAATATTTAGGTACTATCCAAATGGATGATAAAACACgcaaatgtaataaatacgGGCAATGATATCGTTGATGGTGTTATCACAGTATTATTAAGTACAACTATTTTAGTTGGTGGTGTGATTGGTTGtttattagataatataataccaGGTAAAGTAGATTGAATTGAAATTGTATGATATTTCATAGGAATCAactttgtgtatatatatatatatatatatatatatatatatatatattgtttcaaTCAAAATTAAGGTACTGACGAGGAACGAGGTTTACTAGCTTGGTCGAAAGAGATGGAATTAAATGTCGAAACGTCGGATGAAAAACAAGGCGAGGAATACGTACCGAATACATTTGATTTTCCCATTGGAATGCAATTATTAAGAAGGtaacatttaaattttaataatagcaAAATCAAACgtataaacgaatattttatatcttagaTGGAAATGGACGTCTTACTTACCATTTTCACCAACCTATAAGCCAAGATCTGGTATGTGTAGGTGtagtacaaaaaaataaatatatgcatttaggtatatattataaaaaagatttgtaaGAATATGTTTGTTATCGTATTATAGATTAGAAtaaagattagaaatattatttttattaattgtgtATATTGCATAAGAAATGTGCATTCgtaagatttaataataaattaatccaCACCGAAAATACGTTCGATGACAATACATGACAAGAACAATGAAATTGTATACACGTTATTTGTATTACATTGTAATTGTATACACGTATTATTTaagtttattttgtaaaaaaaaactacattaacataaattacgaatataaaaagtGTCCcctttagatttttttttgtgatatgATCTTAAAGCACGGTTTTCATAGCGACCGTAAcacaaattttcattcttctgATTGGTGAATACAATAATGGAAGTCGACTAATTGTTTCTTATTGGTCGACGCCATAATGCAGTTCGATGATTTTCTCTGATTGGTAGGCGCAATAAAGGAAGTTGATGGATGTTTTTTCATTGGTCAACACTTACGGAAGTCAACgattcttgtttttctctgAACACAATAGTAGAAATAGCGCGAAATAAGTCAAATAGTGTGAATCGTAATCCATATACGTTTACTCGATGATATTTAAGTATTCATagtattgtatttaaaaatataaataagtgtAATAATGGCTACCTCCACAGATATTGCTACGGTAGTGTTTAtagtatttactttttttaatatctcttaaatttcaattttaattcaaaCGCAAGTTTAACCTCAAActattttgaatatatattgagattaaaaattaataactttgTATAAAATGTCGAACAATCTCTTTTAAACAATATGAATTTATACTGTGTGGCAGAACGTAACTTTTTAGTATGCATTAGTTTCATTAGTATAATTTGAAAGGTGGAAATAAATGCATTAGATAATAACAGTAACAAAAGGGCTTTATTTCAGATAAGGGTACAGAGATACCTAAATATGCCATTAGTACAGAGATGTAGCGAGTTGGCAGTATTAATAGATGAATCAAGTACTACGGAACTACAACATGTATTTCCAATAATAATAGATTCTCTGTTTGGAATAACAGATAATATTGGTTGGGGTTTgcataatattacttataaaaagaatCCACAGGAATATGAAATGCTGTATAATTTTCTTAGTCCACATGGAccaatattttctctttgttataaattacttccagattgttatttaaaatataactttCCAATATCATATTTGCCGGTAAgtcgtttatattttgtatagtTGGAAATATTCGTTATACTTCATACTACATATAATTTCAGTCAAAGATACGCTCGATGTTAGAGGAGGGTGTAATACCACCTTTCTATCTTGACAAAATTAGAGAAGACCAAGGAACAAGAGTTCCATCAGCTTTATTTATGAGTATCCTTCAAAACTCtcaacataattaaaaatataaactccgataaagaaaatatatggatTGTTCCTTAATGGTTCTTACAGATCCCTTCGagtattacatttttcatttcgctTACCATTTGACGAATCCTTGGCTACAGATACAGCAGCAAGAAAATGTTTGGGTAAATTGGGAAACGGTATATGTTCAGTCGGCTCATTATTATTTGCATCATTTTTTACCGAGAGATAATTCACCAGTTTTACCAATAATTGGACCgtacataaaaaaaacaacTCAAAGAAAATTGATGCAGTCGCCTGAAAATAAAAGGtggtatatcattttttttacaaaaaagaaatgcactTTGTGTTTATTagttttaaaatttcaattagagAATGTCATAGATTACAAACTCCACGACTTTTGAGAGCATCGATATTATCGCCAGGATCTACCAATTTAGTGGTAGGAGTTCCTCAACAACAATGTCTTCCTCAAGTATGGAGAAGTGAGACGGTAATACAAGTATTTCTCGATTTTTGGATGGAATATACGGAAGACGATCATATGCCTTCTCAAATGAATATGTCATACTCTACTCCTATTCCACATCGtgtaagtaatataatttgtattgtaatattttttttcttttaatcattttacaaCGTATAACATTGTTATTATAGCATAGCATTCATTCTGGCGAACATATACGTCTAGTGAGAGCATTTATAAAAACTTTACATGAGTTTGCAAACAGTTCAACCGGAGATAAAAGTGCTATGGATGAGTTAAAAAGGTATTATGTCACTTATTCTTATACACATTTACATTGTTACATTGCGTAGGAAAGATAGTAATGTTCCGTTGTCTTTGAAGGATTATTTTGCCATCTGTGcaaggaaaaatatatgtattcctTCGAAAAGCGATACATCATTGGCCTCTAGACAGTTCGTTCAGATTAATTTTGGAGGCATGGTTGAGCTTTATTCAACCATGGAGATATATTCCAGGAGTGACGTATACAAAAGAAGGGTATgagagaataaattatatctttaacaaaattttacaataagatttatataatttataactgTAGAAAAccggaggaagaagagagaggcaAAATACATGATCCAAGCAGATGGATAACTTTTGTTGCTAATAATCTACTGGCTTATACGGTAATATTCCAACAATTATTACCTCGTTTTATGAGAACTGACCTCGTGGCTCCGAAAAATGCTTTGATGTTATTTAGAGTTACAAAGGTAATAAACATGCTTTGTGTAATTTGcaaaattcttatatatatatacatattttttttttctttgcaaagGTATTTTCTCAACCTCATTTGGCAAGGATATTATCCGAAGTAGAAAGTTGCATGGATGATGCCAATCTTAACAGAAATCGTATGCAATCTAGTCAATGGACTTCTGTAGTAAGGCAACAAATCATGGAACTCGAAGGACCAACGTATCAATACATTCCTATGTTTTCAACAGCCACTATTACACaagtatttgttattttttacaaaatcctACTTACttccatttattaataaagatcGTTCGTTTCAGGTAACTTTTTTCTTAAGTATAATCAAACAAGCACATTTAACAGCAACGAGTTTGATCGAAGCGttagaaaagaggaaacggaGTCAACAATTTTTAGTTGCTCTATGGGAATTCTTTTACGGGGAAGAGAATTCGTCCGATGATATTTCTATAGAGGAACGTCGTAGAGTTCCTATATTTTTAGCAAACGCTCAACAGCAATTGATCGATATGTTCcaagtaaatataattcaattataaaatatctcgtGACTTCGCATTgtaaattaatgatatatagaGAAGTTTATCGCTTTTAGATTTTACTAGAAGATATTCCACAAATTAGTATTACACCTGATCAGGAATATCACGAAAGTATTCTCTCGACTTCTTTCCATCATCAATCTCAGgtcttttcaaattttacattttgtcCTTGTTACCTTTCAAcgatcttaattatttttattcttaactgatagtttattatttattacgattagATGGACTCCTCGTTAGATTCAAGTAGGCCAGGCGTTTTTGTACCGATACCGGATGGAAGACAAAATTTTCGATACATCGAATATATGGGAGATCCGGAGTTACAGCCAGTTCGTTCCAACGAATGTGCTTTTCTAGTcagaaatttgtataatttttgtgcttatataaataaaaaggtaatattttatatatatatatatatatatatatataatagctaACAATAGAGACtacaaattgaattaaaacgTCCGTAATTTATTTGCAGTATCAATACGAGATAAATACTTTATACAAcaagagaaattttcttgGAAGTATTTGCCGACAAGTACTTATACCGCCAACCACGATTGTAAAACTTCCAAAACGAACCATTAATGGTTTTTCAAGTGGTTACGAAGAATTGATACCTCCTCGATTGAGCTTAAGACGATTATCTAGTTATggtttcttaatttttatgttAGCGAGTATGTTTATGGCATGGATCACAAAGTTCGTATTATTCATTTACATCCTTATTGTTATCCATCGTAATTCTTATCGGTTTCaataatgttcttttttttttattttcttacttcaCAGTTACGGAGTACTATGGTTATTGTGcttaatgttttttatatggTTCGTGTACATATTAATACGAGCAATCTTCGAACCATGGTTCCAAACAAGCACGAATACCTTTAGACCAAACACAACCGCTTTTTCAATAAACTAAACGtataatcgaatattataaaaaaaaataatgaattgcTTTATTCGATGTGGACTAATATACACGAGAATTAATTCGCagcattatttaaaaaagaaaacaataaaaaagaaaaaaaaaagagagagagaaaaataaaagaaaaaaaaaaaaaagaaacaaaagtatTGCGAACGAATTATggtaattaattgtaaatggTATCACACGagttattgaaatttatatgaaattagaGATATGTCACAGccgatatatttttgataaacttTTTTACAGACCATTGACACGGATGGAATAAtggaataaattgaaattttctatagAGCTATTGTCTTGAaaggtattattaataaaaaacgataCTAACGTAAAACCCGAAATTGGATTCACGTAAATAACTCGATTGGCAGATATCTTCGGTTAAACATTAACGTCGATAAAGGGTTCTTTTGAAAATGGGTGATATCAATTTATTGCCGTAGAAGTTGCCATCATTCAATCAATACCACGTGCATactatcaattattatttctcctGTTAGtcgtattacatatatagattCTATCCAGAacagtatatatgtatgtactccGAATACATAGGACACACACAGTTCGTTAACGTCGACATTGTGTAAGAGACGTAGTCCGAGTATCTGGCGAAAATTATACCCTTTTTCTATTGAACCCGACTCCACATTTATAATGTCATTCAGAGTATGttctgttattatattaaaaaatgaacggATGAAAAAGATTGCGATACGAAAcattcgtcttttctttttttttttggttttgtttttttttctctttttactttattttttgttctca
The sequence above is a segment of the Vespula vulgaris chromosome 12, iyVesVulg1.1, whole genome shotgun sequence genome. Coding sequences within it:
- the LOC127068031 gene encoding solute carrier family 23 member 1 isoform X1 — translated: MKQNGIPLNEIDLENSTIPNTEEITISKNRGADITYGIDDVPPWYLCFFMALQHYLTMIGAIVSIPFILTPALCMAEDDPARSYIISTMIFVTGLVTLLQTTIGCRLPLVQGGTISFLVPTLAILSLPQWKCPAPEILETMSHENRTELWQIRMRELSGAIAISALFQVIVGFGGIIGYMLKFITPLTIVPTVSLVGLSLFENAAEAASKHWGIAAGTILMLTMYSQVLINVPVPIVMYRKGHGLQVIWFELFKLFPVLLTIVVMWIICTILTVTDTLPVGHPARSDSKIKIISDSPWFRIPYPGQWGIPTVSLSGVLGMLAGVLACTVESISYYPTTSRMCGAPPPPVHAINRGIGIEGFGTMLAGLWGSGNGTNTFGENVGTIGVTKVGSRRVIQWACGLMILQGLISKFGAVFIIIPEPIVGGIFCVMFGMICAFGLSALQYVNLNSSRNLYILGFSIFFPMVLSKWMIKHANVINTGNDIVDGVITVLLSTTILVGGVIGCLLDNIIPGTDEERGLLAWSKEMELNVETSDEKQGEEYVPNTFDFPIGMQLLRRWKWTSYLPFSPTYKPRSGMCRCSTKK
- the LOC127068031 gene encoding solute carrier family 23 member 1 isoform X2 yields the protein MALQHYLTMIGAIVSIPFILTPALCMAEDDPARSYIISTMIFVTGLVTLLQTTIGCRLPLVQGGTISFLVPTLAILSLPQWKCPAPEILETMSHENRTELWQIRMRELSGAIAISALFQVIVGFGGIIGYMLKFITPLTIVPTVSLVGLSLFENAAEAASKHWGIAAGTILMLTMYSQVLINVPVPIVMYRKGHGLQVIWFELFKLFPVLLTIVVMWIICTILTVTDTLPVGHPARSDSKIKIISDSPWFRIPYPGQWGIPTVSLSGVLGMLAGVLACTVESISYYPTTSRMCGAPPPPVHAINRGIGIEGFGTMLAGLWGSGNGTNTFGENVGTIGVTKVGSRRVIQWACGLMILQGLISKFGAVFIIIPEPIVGGIFCVMFGMICAFGLSALQYVNLNSSRNLYILGFSIFFPMVLSKWMIKHANVINTGNDIVDGVITVLLSTTILVGGVIGCLLDNIIPGTDEERGLLAWSKEMELNVETSDEKQGEEYVPNTFDFPIGMQLLRRWKWTSYLPFSPTYKPRSGMCRCSTKK
- the LOC127068022 gene encoding sphingomyelin phosphodiesterase 4 isoform X2; its protein translation is MATSTDIATIRVQRYLNMPLVQRCSELAVLIDESSTTELQHVFPIIIDSLFGITDNIGWGLHNITYKKNPQEYEMLYNFLSPHGPIFSLCYKLLPDCYLKYNFPISYLPSKIRSMLEEGVIPPFYLDKIREDQGTRVPSALFMNPFEYYIFHFAYHLTNPWLQIQQQENVWVNWETVYVQSAHYYLHHFLPRDNSPVLPIIGPYIKKTTQRKLMQSPENKRECHRLQTPRLLRASILSPGSTNLVVGVPQQQCLPQVWRSETVIQVFLDFWMEYTEDDHMPSQMNMSYSTPIPHRHSIHSGEHIRLVRAFIKTLHEFANSSTGDKSAMDELKRIILPSVQGKIYVFLRKAIHHWPLDSSFRLILEAWLSFIQPWRYIPGVTYTKEGKPEEEERGKIHDPSRWITFVANNLLAYTVIFQQLLPRFMRTDLVAPKNALMLFRVTKVFSQPHLARILSEVESCMDDANLNRNRMQSSQWTSVVRQQIMELEGPTYQYIPMFSTATITQVTFFLSIIKQAHLTATSLIEALEKRKRSQQFLVALWEFFYGEENSSDDISIEERRRVPIFLANAQQQLIDMFQILLEDIPQISITPDQEYHESILSTSFHHQSQMDSSLDSSRPGVFVPIPDGRQNFRYIEYMGDPELQPVRSNECAFLVRNLYNFCAYINKKYQYEINTLYNKRNFLGSICRQVLIPPTTIVKLPKRTINGFSSGYEELIPPRLSLRRLSSYGFLIFMLASMFMAWITNYGVLWLLCLMFFIWFVYILIRAIFEPWFQTSTNTFRPNTTAFSIN
- the LOC127068022 gene encoding sphingomyelin phosphodiesterase 4 isoform X1 — its product is MNLYCVAERNFLIRVQRYLNMPLVQRCSELAVLIDESSTTELQHVFPIIIDSLFGITDNIGWGLHNITYKKNPQEYEMLYNFLSPHGPIFSLCYKLLPDCYLKYNFPISYLPSKIRSMLEEGVIPPFYLDKIREDQGTRVPSALFMNPFEYYIFHFAYHLTNPWLQIQQQENVWVNWETVYVQSAHYYLHHFLPRDNSPVLPIIGPYIKKTTQRKLMQSPENKRECHRLQTPRLLRASILSPGSTNLVVGVPQQQCLPQVWRSETVIQVFLDFWMEYTEDDHMPSQMNMSYSTPIPHRHSIHSGEHIRLVRAFIKTLHEFANSSTGDKSAMDELKRIILPSVQGKIYVFLRKAIHHWPLDSSFRLILEAWLSFIQPWRYIPGVTYTKEGKPEEEERGKIHDPSRWITFVANNLLAYTVIFQQLLPRFMRTDLVAPKNALMLFRVTKVFSQPHLARILSEVESCMDDANLNRNRMQSSQWTSVVRQQIMELEGPTYQYIPMFSTATITQVTFFLSIIKQAHLTATSLIEALEKRKRSQQFLVALWEFFYGEENSSDDISIEERRRVPIFLANAQQQLIDMFQILLEDIPQISITPDQEYHESILSTSFHHQSQMDSSLDSSRPGVFVPIPDGRQNFRYIEYMGDPELQPVRSNECAFLVRNLYNFCAYINKKYQYEINTLYNKRNFLGSICRQVLIPPTTIVKLPKRTINGFSSGYEELIPPRLSLRRLSSYGFLIFMLASMFMAWITNYGVLWLLCLMFFIWFVYILIRAIFEPWFQTSTNTFRPNTTAFSIN
- the LOC127068022 gene encoding sphingomyelin phosphodiesterase 4 isoform X3, yielding MNLYCVAERNFLIRVQRYLNMPLVQRCSELAVLIDESSTTELQHVFPIIIDSLFGITDNIGWGLHNITYKKNPQEYEMLYNFLSPHGPIFSLCYKLLPDCYLKYNFPISYLPSKIRSMLEEGVIPPFYLDKIREDQGTRVPSALFMNPFEYYIFHFAYHLTNPWLQIQQQENVWVNWETVYVQSAHYYLHHFLPRDNSPVLPIIGPYIKKTTQRKLMQSPENKRLQTPRLLRASILSPGSTNLVVGVPQQQCLPQVWRSETVIQVFLDFWMEYTEDDHMPSQMNMSYSTPIPHRHSIHSGEHIRLVRAFIKTLHEFANSSTGDKSAMDELKRIILPSVQGKIYVFLRKAIHHWPLDSSFRLILEAWLSFIQPWRYIPGVTYTKEGKPEEEERGKIHDPSRWITFVANNLLAYTVIFQQLLPRFMRTDLVAPKNALMLFRVTKVFSQPHLARILSEVESCMDDANLNRNRMQSSQWTSVVRQQIMELEGPTYQYIPMFSTATITQVTFFLSIIKQAHLTATSLIEALEKRKRSQQFLVALWEFFYGEENSSDDISIEERRRVPIFLANAQQQLIDMFQILLEDIPQISITPDQEYHESILSTSFHHQSQMDSSLDSSRPGVFVPIPDGRQNFRYIEYMGDPELQPVRSNECAFLVRNLYNFCAYINKKYQYEINTLYNKRNFLGSICRQVLIPPTTIVKLPKRTINGFSSGYEELIPPRLSLRRLSSYGFLIFMLASMFMAWITNYGVLWLLCLMFFIWFVYILIRAIFEPWFQTSTNTFRPNTTAFSIN